In Nicotiana tabacum cultivar K326 chromosome 21, ASM71507v2, whole genome shotgun sequence, one DNA window encodes the following:
- the LOC107763330 gene encoding tRNA (guanine(37)-N(1))-methyltransferase 1-like gives MYVLPRQIQLMALYPLPSAIILNKLIISSTSSLHFTCRFSPKPLIPSLFSTTTAAATTSSSTLFQHHSYGPSLYKGHKKHQNTDNFDEENFTRVFDITALRVPSEHCFSLESKLRGHLLNWPRIRNIARVPGDDIDDELKEFIGNNNDAETLTALERRIYGKAEGDGEKMCSVLYRDKLARTFNSTGYVKFQNLAKLSRPKKSKKKREEEEGSGRQRKGLGRNEMALVEVVEEEGSGDEDLSGLLGDDFIRRRKWSGSTRLLLLDERYANKGIEELPEAIKAVLKEHNEESTRLSFEIVRCKLTLFYNYWQMNEVLEVLLPQGMIVPSAFETVGHIAHLNLRDEHLPHKKLIAKVVLDKNKPKIQTVANKIDAIHNDYRTMQLEVLAGNHSLVTTVVENGLYFDVDLATVYWNSRLATERQRLLSCFTHDDVVCDVFAGIGPIAISAAKKVKYVYANDLNPSAVEYLERNSVRNKLERKIEIFNMDGRRFIDSIFVSEKTRAITQVVMNLPNDAAEFLDSFRGIFGKRNKGRQFTLPRIHVYGFSKAQDPEFDFHEQIRIALSEVAFEVEMRKVRLVAPGKWMLCASFVLPETVAFSK, from the exons ATGTATGTGTTACCACGGCAAATTCAATTGATGGCTCTCTACCCATTGCCATCCGCCATTATACTCAACAAACTCATTATTTCCTCAACTTCTTCTCTCCACTTCACTTGCCGCTTTTCCCCCAAACCGCTCATTCCTTCTCTCTTCTCCACCACCACCGCCGCTGCCACAACGTCGTCGTCAACACTATTTCAACACCATTCTTATGGCCCTTCACTCTACAAAGGCCACAAAAAACACCAAAACACTGATAACTTCGACGAAGAGAATTTCACTCGAGTCTTCGATATAACCGCTTTACGTGTCCCTTCAGAACACTGCTTCTCCCTTGAAAGCAAATTACGAGGCCACCTCTTAAATTGGCCGCGCATTCGTAACATTGCTAGGGTTCCCGGTGACGATATTGATGACGAATTAAAGGAATTTATCGGAAACAATAATGATGCTGAAACCCTAACCGCATTGGAGCGAAGAATTTATGGAAAAGCTGAAGGAGATGGAGAGAAAATGTGTTCGGTGTTGTACAGAGATAAACTTGCCAGAACTTTCAATTCGACAGGATATGTGAAGTTTCAGAATTTGGCTAAGTTATCTAGGCCGAAGAAGagtaagaagaagagagaggaagaggAGGGAAGTGGAAGACAGCGGAAAGGGTTAGGGAGAAATGAGATGGCATTGGTGGAGGTGGTTGAAGAGGAGGGGAGTGGAGATGAGGATTTGAGTGGGTTATTGGGAGATGATTTTATTAGAAGAAGAAAATGGAGTGGATCGACGAGGTTATTGCTATTGGATGAGAGGTACGCAAACAAGGGGATAGAGGAATTGCCTGAGGCCATTAAG GCAGTCCTCAAAGAACACAATGAGGAAAGTACAAGATTAAGTTTTGAAATTGTGAGATGCAAGTTGACATTATTTTACAATTATTGGCAAATGAATGAG GTCTTAGAGGTCTTGCTTCCACAAGGCATGATTGTTCCTTCAGCTTTTGAGACTGTTGGGCATATTGCCCATCTAAACTTGAGAGATGAACATCTCCCGCACAAGAAACTTATCGCAAAG GTAGTTTTGGACAAGAACAAGCCGAAGATACAAACAGTTGCCAATAAAATTGATGCCATTCACAATGACTATAGAACAATGCAGCTAGAAGTTTTGGCAGGAAACCATTCCCTCGTAACCACTGTAGTCGAGAATGGACTCTATTTTGATGTTGATTTAGCAACAGT ATATTGGAATTCTAGGCTGGCAACTGAAAGACAGAGGCTTCTTAGTTGCTTCACCCATGATGACGTTGTCT GTGATGTTTTTGCTGGGATTGGTCCCATTGCAATATCCGCTGCAAAGAAGGTCAAATATGTATACGCTAATGATTTGAACCCTTCTGCTGTTGAATATCTAGAAAGAAACTCTGTCCGTAACAAACTCGAGAGGAAGATTGAG ATTTTTAACATGGATGGGAGGAGGTTCATTGACAGTATTTTTGTGAGTGAAAAAACTCGGGCAATTACTCAAGTAGTAATGAATTTGCCAAATGATGCTGCAGAGTTTCTTG ATTCATTTAGAGGAATTTTCGGAAAGAGGAACAAGGGTAGGCAATTTACCTTGCCAAGGATCCATGTTTATGGGTTTTCAAAAGCTCAGGATCCTGAATTTGACTTTCATGAG CAAATCAGGATTGCACTATCTGAGGTGGCTTTTGAGGTAGAGATGCGCAAGGTTCGCCTTGTTGCACCAGGAAAATGGATGCTGTGTGCATCATTTGTTCTGCCTGAGACAGTGGCATTTTCTAAATGA